A stretch of Halocalculus aciditolerans DNA encodes these proteins:
- a CDS encoding NAD(P)H-hydrate dehydratase, translated as MAAVDRNAAALGVSTKQLMESSGSAVARAVRRHADPGASVAVVAGRGNNGGDAFVAARFLDDYAVSTFLLGRRESITTDISRSNWDALGEAELPRETVTDSAQVALGDPDVVIDGVLGTGVTGAPREPERTAIEAMNATDATVVSVDVPSGTDADTGEAADVAVEADEIVTFHRPKPGLLGRDDVTVADIGIPSPAETFVGPGDLQAVTRDPQAHKGDFGRVFVVGGGPYTGAPALAAQAALRAGADLAYVAAPDRVADRVQGYSEDLIVESYDGEVLTADHVPALLDRAGERDVVVLGPGLGSADATLDAVHGFLADYEGRAVVDADALQVVPDVDTEATLVCTPHQGELVKMGGPRSDDWRERRETVENFARDLGHTVLVKGAYDVVTDGETTRVNRTGNPGMTVGGTGDVLAGATGARLAVHDPVEAGALAAYANGKAGDAVVDEQGYGLLASDLLDELPRAFKHDDD; from the coding sequence CGCTCGGCGTCTCGACGAAACAGCTGATGGAGTCGAGCGGGAGCGCCGTCGCTCGCGCGGTCCGCCGGCACGCCGACCCGGGCGCGTCGGTCGCGGTCGTCGCGGGGCGCGGAAACAACGGCGGGGACGCGTTCGTCGCCGCGCGCTTCCTCGACGACTACGCGGTTTCGACGTTCTTGCTCGGCCGCCGGGAGTCCATCACGACCGACATCTCCCGGTCGAACTGGGACGCGCTCGGCGAGGCGGAGCTCCCCCGGGAGACCGTCACCGACTCGGCGCAGGTCGCCCTCGGCGACCCGGACGTCGTTATCGATGGCGTGCTCGGGACGGGCGTGACGGGCGCGCCGCGCGAACCCGAGCGCACCGCCATCGAAGCGATGAACGCGACGGACGCGACGGTCGTCTCCGTGGACGTCCCCTCGGGAACGGACGCCGACACCGGCGAGGCTGCGGACGTCGCCGTCGAGGCGGACGAAATCGTGACCTTCCACCGGCCGAAGCCGGGACTCCTCGGCCGCGACGACGTCACCGTCGCGGACATCGGCATCCCGTCACCGGCCGAGACGTTCGTCGGCCCCGGCGACCTCCAGGCCGTCACGCGCGACCCGCAGGCGCACAAGGGCGACTTCGGCCGCGTGTTCGTCGTCGGCGGCGGCCCCTACACGGGTGCGCCCGCGCTCGCCGCGCAGGCCGCGCTCCGCGCCGGCGCGGACCTCGCGTACGTCGCCGCGCCCGACCGCGTCGCGGACCGGGTTCAGGGCTACTCGGAAGACCTCATTGTCGAAAGCTACGACGGCGAGGTGCTCACGGCCGACCACGTCCCCGCGCTCCTCGACCGCGCCGGCGAGCGCGACGTCGTCGTCCTCGGTCCCGGTCTCGGGAGCGCGGACGCGACGCTCGACGCGGTCCACGGCTTCCTCGCAGACTACGAGGGGCGAGCGGTCGTCGACGCCGACGCGCTCCAGGTCGTCCCCGACGTCGACACCGAGGCGACGCTCGTCTGCACGCCCCATCAGGGCGAGCTCGTGAAGATGGGCGGGCCGCGGAGCGACGACTGGCGCGAGCGCCGCGAGACGGTTGAGAACTTCGCGCGCGACCTCGGCCACACGGTGCTCGTGAAGGGTGCGTACGACGTCGTCACGGACGGCGAGACGACGAGAGTAAATCGAACGGGGAACCCCGGGATGACCGTGGGCGGGACGGGCGACGTCCTTGCGGGCGCGACGGGCGCACGGCTCGCCGTCCACGACCCCGTCGAAGCGGGCGCGCTCGCCGCCTACGCCAACGGCAAGGCCGGCGACGCCGTCGTCGACGAGCAGGGCTACGGCCTCCTCGCCTCCGACCTCCTCGACGAACTCCCGCGCGCATTCAAACACGACGATGACTGA